The following proteins are encoded in a genomic region of Vicinamibacteria bacterium:
- a CDS encoding PfkB family carbohydrate kinase, with protein MTRFLVVGELNADVVLKGESRLRPGREVVVDEFRLTLGSASAICASGLARLGNEVAFVGLAGDDLLGHFCLGQLAASGVDVSRVIVDEGERTGVTVSLSTSADRALATYPGAMERFELDELPSEFDHVHVSSYFLQKRLARQLPALFRAARSRGSTSSLDPGHDPKQRWDSGLGETLAEVDLFLPNEAELLAMAPELAERTLVVVKRGSAGAESRSGDTRFRVPALAVDVVDTTGAGDSFNAGFLHAWKRGKPLPECLRYGVAAGSLSTRALGGISAQPDAEELEAALAEMVE; from the coding sequence ATGACGCGCTTTCTCGTCGTCGGCGAGCTCAACGCCGACGTCGTGCTCAAGGGCGAGTCCCGCCTTCGACCGGGCCGCGAGGTGGTGGTCGACGAGTTTCGTCTCACGCTGGGAAGCGCCTCGGCGATTTGTGCTTCCGGGCTAGCACGCCTTGGAAACGAAGTAGCTTTCGTCGGCCTCGCCGGAGACGACCTTCTCGGCCACTTCTGCCTCGGTCAGCTGGCCGCTTCGGGGGTGGATGTCAGTCGTGTGATCGTGGATGAGGGCGAGCGGACTGGAGTCACCGTCTCCTTGAGCACCTCGGCGGATCGCGCCCTCGCCACCTATCCAGGAGCGATGGAGCGCTTCGAGCTCGACGAGCTCCCGTCGGAGTTCGATCACGTTCATGTCTCGTCATACTTCCTGCAGAAACGTCTCGCGCGTCAGTTGCCAGCGCTGTTTCGCGCGGCACGATCACGCGGCAGCACGAGCTCTCTGGATCCGGGTCACGATCCGAAGCAACGCTGGGACTCCGGACTCGGCGAAACGCTTGCGGAAGTCGACCTGTTCCTGCCCAACGAGGCGGAGCTTTTGGCAATGGCCCCCGAGCTCGCGGAAAGAACGCTCGTGGTGGTAAAGCGCGGCTCGGCCGGCGCGGAATCCCGATCGGGCGATACGCGATTTCGAGTCCCCGCTCTGGCCGTTGACGTGGTGGACACGACCGGCGCGGGCGACTCCTTCAACGCCGGGTTCTTGCACGCCTGGAAGCGCGGCAAACCTCTCCCGGAGTGCCTCCGCTACGGAGTCGCGGCGGGAAGCCTCTCGACGAGAGCCTTGGGTGGAATCTCGGCCCAACCCGACGCCGAGGAGCTCGAAGCAGCGCTCGCCGAGATGGTCGAGTAG